The Primulina huaijiensis isolate GDHJ02 chromosome 18, ASM1229523v2, whole genome shotgun sequence DNA window gaaaagatgaCTTTTGAGTCACCACATGATGCAAGAGCTAACTTTGGTGATTTTGTTGATGTAGTGGTAAATGCAGTTGTTTCTGATTTGgctaaagaaaagaaagagttaGATGAATCTCATTCTTTGAATGAGACGGTTGATGAGAGCATTGGTGGTAGTTTTGTTGCTATTTCTGAAGTGGAGAAGAAATCTATTTCTCAATCTTCAATTGCGGATCATGTGAGGGCTAGGGATGATCGTGTGAAGAAAAACAAAGGTTCCATGTTTGTGACTCCACCTAGCTCAACACCAAGACGTAAGAGgaaggtgacaaaacaggtAAATGAAGTGTCAATTATTTCCAAATCGATTGTATTAagtttaatttagttttttctGTTTTTCAGTACTATTGTTGTTATTGATGTTTGGATTTCCAGTTATATTGCTGAATAGACGTTGAGAAGAAAGGCAATACTCCTGGCAAGGTTGCCATGGATGAGTTTCAAGGTAGATCAGATTTCTGTGGACATGAAGAAGCTGATGATGAAGAGAGAAAATTGTTGACAAAATTTCTTGCTAGAAAAGAGTTGGAGTACGTTGATCTTTCTTATGTTTCTTCTTCTTATTTTCGTAATAATGTgtcctaatttttttaatgaaattgaaTTTTCTATTCTGTAGTGTTGTCGTTTGGCAAGATACGGTTATGAGTTTAAGTGGACCGATATTATGTCATTTTCTTTTTGGTGATCTTGTTGAGTCTGAGATAATTAATGTTTACATGATAATTATGCAAAAGCAAAGTTTGCAGCATGGATTTGAGATTTATTGCATGGACACAATGGTGCAGGTTCGTAGCAGTCCGGGTtttgcgttttttttttgttttcgtttTACTATATTAAGATAAATGAGTGTATGTGTTCTTGAATATGTAGAAAGAAGTCCTTACGAAATTGGAACAACATGGGAAAAGATCGATGGTACGTCGGGATGATTATGGAGCTTTTCTTTCACTGATGACATCTTTCACGATTGCTAGACTGCAGGAACTGACTGGAGAATTATTTAGAAGATGCAGATACATCATTTCCTTATGAATGACAGGTGGCATTGGTTTTTGTTGGTTTACAAAAGAGATGAAGGGATATTTAAACTGTGGAACTCCATGCATGATCCATTCTCAGTTGGGAAAGCCAAAGTTTATGTAAGTTTACTTTGAAATGTTCAAAGTTTATGTAAATACAAATTaagattaaattttgaaattattgtttgttGCAGACAAAGTTTTTGGCTGCTTCCATACGTCACTTATGGGGATTCGACCTTGTAAGTGAGCCAGTGTTAAGAGAACCTTGTCGTCAACAAGGTGCAACCCTCGATTGTGGCATctatgcatgcatgtggttggAGTGTCTAGCCCGTGACACAGATGAGATCTGGAGCTATGCACAGAATGTGAAGATGGACACTTATCGAGCACGTTTGGCAGCCACAATATTATCTGATGAAAATGGATTGTTGAAAAACAAGTTTGAGTAATTAATTACTCCTCACTATTCTGATGGTTAAGAAGTTACAGTAGTACTGGAGTTTGAACATTTCAAGTCTATGTTTAATTGTTGGTTTAAATTATGTAATGAAGACACACCAATTGATTATTATCGTGTTTGTGTTAGCTGTTACGCACTTCAATATCCATTtctgttaaaatttatttgtttctgGGAAAGTTTGGTGTATCATTTGTTCACTTTTCAGATTTTGGTTTACGTGGTATTTTAAATGGTACATATCAATTTAGAAGAGAAAATTGAGTACAAAAATTGCTTTATTGGGTATAATATGTGTAACTATGAGTACAAATGTTAAATAATCGAGTATATCTAACTAATCTAATATTTAGTCATACATTAGTAAACACACAATAATATTTAACTAATCGAGGACAATGTACACACAAATTGAGCACAATATACACATGAATTGATTACAATGTACAAATATATTGAGTACAATGTACGCTTAAATTGAGTTCAATGAACACATGAATCGAGTACAAATTAGAGTAGTTCATCTATTCATGCTAGGATCACCAAGTCATTATCTGATGAAGTTGTTATTATGTCAATTCCGAAGACCTTAAGATGTCTGATTgagtatatattttaaacaatagaGCACAATTCACAATAAATCGGGTATACATGTGTTAAAATCAGGTATACGTGTACATAAATCGAGTACTCAAATTGAAGAtgtataaaattcatgaaattgacATATAACATGAATTTGAGTACTCGATTAATGTACATGTATACGTGATTTTAACACATGTATATCCGAATTATTGTGTAATGTACCTCATAACATTAGATACGTACTTTCATCAAAATATAGATGAATATGTTGGATTTACCTTGAAAATAACCTATGTCCACTCGGAAAACACATCAAGAAGAGAAGTGATCTTGTACGCTTTAGAAGTTCTTGTACAACACATCAAGTGATGGTACTATAAAATGATATCCATCCTTCTACTTTACTCGGTGAAGTATTGTATCTCATATGTATTCGTTATTATGTCAATTCCGAAGACCTTAAGATGTCTGATtgagtatatattttaaaaaatagagcaCAATTCACAATAAATCAATTATACATGTGTTAAAATCAGGTATACATGTACATAAATCGAGTACTCAAATTGAAGAtgtataaaattcatgaaattgacATATAACATGAATTTGAGTACTCGATTAATGTACATGTATATGTCATTTTAACACATGTATATCCGAATTATTGTGTAATGTACCTCATAACATATGATACGTACTTTCATCAAAATATAGATGAATATGTTGGATTTACCTTGAAAATAACCTATGTCCACCCGGAAAACACAGCAAGAAGAGAAGTGATCTTGTACGCTTTAGAAGTTCTTGTACAACACATCAAGTGATGGTACTATAAAATGATATCCATCCTTCTACTTTACTCGGTGAAGTATTGTATCTCATATGTATTCGTTATTATGTCAATTCCGAAGACCTTAAGATGTCTGATTGagtctatattttaaaaaatagagcaCAATTCACAATAAATCAATTATACATGTGTTAAAATCAGGTATACATGTACATAAATCGAGTACTCAAATTGAAGAtgtataaaattcatgaaattgacATATAACATGAATTTGAGTACTCGATTAATGtacatgtatacatgattttaACACATGTATATCCGAATTATTGTGTAATGTACCTCATAACATTAGATACGTACTTTCATCAAAATATAGATGAATATGTTGGATTTACCTTGAAAATAATCTATGTCCACCCGGAAAACACAGCAAGAAGAGAAGTGATCTTGTACGCTTTAGAAGTTCTTGTACAACACATCAAGTGATGGTACTATAAAATGATATCCATCCTTCTACTTTACTCGGTGAAGtattgaactaactgatcaagaagactgatagtAACTGATCTAAAGTATGCAAACTGACAGTTGCCTTTAACTAAAGACTAATGTGCTAAatatcaaaggcaactgaaccaactgaactgaactacgcagacaactgactgatcaattggaaactgatcagttactacaaacagttgtgagcttatcagctattgcttatcagctgatctttcaactGTACACGTCAAGAATAAAGACgttcaaccgacaacagtacaaagtAGACTGCAACTAATAGTGGGAgagccgcatttcagaaaatttgtagtgtacgaatgtcagaggaatgtTTATGTGGCAAAAAACgaataaaaagattcaaattgtattaattgttaccgttggaagagaagcctataaataccagagAAGAGCAGCCAAAAACCAAGTTAACAAAAACAACACACGAGTTACTTGCAATCACTCTACTGAAATTCTGCTAAgattcaaagctcacacttatcgtATATACACATAGCATTcaggctatacttcgagctttcTAGCACAAACTATTGTTGTTGTAAAACTAGATCTTAAAGAGATCAATTGTGCTAAGTCTTTTTCAAGTCCAGTTGAGTACTGTGAATTAcattgtaaactaagagtttcagttttgacattgttaagtccaaactgaagtgggtctgtacaattatttttatcgaaaaaagtcttttagtaaatatcatatccttgtgatagaatgggtgacgtatgagtaattgaaatctccgaacatccataaaatcttgtgcgtttgtaatgacccgaattcttattttgaatgaagtattaattaagagataattaaagagttgttaattaagtattattaacgaattgataatttgggattaatctgttggatccaccgaattttaaatggataacctgatctacttccgattacgttatctcgagaaatccaaccagacaaatgagattctgacaaatgacagataagattgattcggatttccgaaatagtccggatgcagcctataaatggaagctgaattcttttgtttcctacaccgcttCCTTCATAGAGAGTTCTAGCCTTATACCTTAAggtttctagccagtttctagggcaatttggtgtcgggaagtttcggagctagtgtcgactcgaggaggggtcggtgaactgagatcgggacatcatcagcgggctgacgaaggacgcaggtataatcctaaagcctgtaggaagaactttatagcatgtttgataattcagaatctggtttgatagtgatttcatattgttggtattgtctaggtcaagagctttctgtcagattgttttagtgaggtacgtgatgtactgactgagatatccaagcgtattATACAcccttatatgctgcatatttatgtgttgcatgatacatgtttaACTGCTTTTgaatattatgcatgacatatcatgttgagcctgatatcttttgagatatacctcgtttgttagGGCCGCTCAGCcttattctgtattgtggacgatggggcttcgagagctacagtgtccgacgagacccgcgggctctgatgacctggacattgtaggtacacgtcttgatgatgagtgtgggagccaaaacatgcctagggcagatcagagactacacactcaggcgcttCTAGACTGagtatgagattcttgacttgatctttGATAttcgagcatattgcattttgcatacatcatatcagtttgtatactcgtacattctcgtattgcgCGATTGTCGCTCatgtccttgttttcatcttgggcaccccattccacagggcaggtcttaggttggacgatTCGAACGACCAGGGCAGTGGGTAGAGcggttgggttttcggtggtgatctagtggaggttttatgtgtggTTCATCGTTTTTTAGTttagaattatgttttcgaCTTTTGAATATTAGTTGTGTGGTGTGAGGAGGAAACAATATGAATTGTACCCTTTTTCAACTGACTGTTCTTTTGATACCGTTTCTGAACCGGCTTACAGTTGTAATAATTGTAATAACTATTCATCGAGTACTGATTTTTGTAACTGAATCGTTTAGTTGACCATTTTTTTGAATCAGTTGAATTCTCAGagctatatccaattccataTCGTTTGGCTTTGTTCTTACTTGTAGTCGATTGAACAGctggtttacttggttctgagAACTCATTTACCTtagttgattttacaaaggtaatgtactttcctttgttCTCATTCGACCTTGGCTGTGTATCACTTGCAAAATTTTCAACATAAATGTTaaagcctaaaccagttttatcatcaactgatttttgtgaattctacATTTCAGTCAATGTAACTGAATacttgttccaagcttgaatcaattcagtattttttgaaatttcaatttttaactGATGTATCAATGCTTGGTTCTCaatcatttcagattttttctttgcaatctccttttttagactcaacactttaactaacttatcagtttcagttttttcATCATTGAGATCATTTTTCTTAGTCATGATCTTCTCAAATGATCGAtcaagtttgtgatactcatttaccatgtcatgcaatgtgGTAATGAGTTCCTCACAAGTGAAATCTGTAGAGCTGACTACAGATAGCATCTTAAACAGTGGGAACTAGACCAAGAACTGACTATTCCAGCAAGTTCTCATAATCGTTCATCAAAAGAAcaagctgaacaatcagttcaaCAGCAAGAGCAACTGATCCTTCTTCAAAAGATGAGCAACCATCATCTACTGCTCCTCCATCCTCAACTGCAGATATTCAGCTTTATTCTGATGTTGATGAAACGACCTCGttttttttctaatcttaaatcataaattctaaattactaaataaaataatttaacataatcttgaatcataataatttaacatatgagATCtcaagtaaataaaataaaatcctaaatcttcgactaaccaaaattcctaaattgacctttaaaaagatcggctaacaataaaattaagcataaaaatatctctaataaaaatccttaacataatctttaaatcatttatctatctagctagtgcggaaacataaaggccttcgggtgtgtactgctgcactcgatcgactcaatcaTCACCGTcttcataaatcatcaaatcctgcatcatacaaacctagtgagtctaaagactcaacacgttttaaacatggataacaaataatacatatacaatcacatgcattaaaatcaaatttttgttaaaatagcttttgaacataaataaaacatttaaaatcattttagcataattaaatcataaatcgtaaaatcattttaaaataaatttaagtataaataaatcctttaaaaatcatttaaaataagttttaagcataaataaatcattttaaaaaagcTTTAATCACcatcgtaaatcatatatcataaaatcatttttttatcataagctttcaatcatatatcattttgtgtgaaatttgatccttgaaagtgagtagcttttatcctttgctCGACTgtagtcttagctccacatggtccatgggggtgggcactaggctccaccatggaaatacgatcgtcgggatctctctagggccttttcccatagacggggtccctctggggccttggcccgtaaacgggTTCTCTCTGGAATATTAGGTGTGTGGCGTGAGGAGGAAACAATATTACTACAACTGTAAGACAGTTCAGAAACGGTATCAAAAGAACAGTCAGTTGAAAAAGGGTACAATTCATATTGTTTCCTTCTCACACCACACACCTAATATTCATAGTAACTGATCTAAAGTATGCAAACTGACAGTTGCCTTTAACTAAAGACTAATGTGCTAAatatcaaaggcaactgaactaACTGAACTGAAttacgcagacaactgactgatcagttggaaactgatcagttgctacaaacagttgtgaGTTTTTCAGCtactgcttatcagctgatctttcaactATACACGTCAAGAATAAGGACGgtcaaccgacaacagtacaaagcagactaCAACTAATAGTGGGAGAGCCGTATTTCAGAAAAgctgcagtgtacgaatgtcagaggaatgtTTACGTGGCAGAAAAcggataaaaagattcaaattgTATGAATTGTaatcgttggaagagaagcctataaataacagAGAAGTGCAGCCAAAAACCAAGTTAACAAGAACAACACACAGGTTACTTGCAATCACTCTATTGAAATTCTGCTAAgattcaaagctcacacttatcgtACATACACATAGCATTCAGACTATACATCGAGCTTTCTAGCACAAACTATTGTTGTTGTAAAACTCGATCTTAaatagatcagttgtgctaagtctTTTTCAAGTCCAGTTGAGTACTGTGAATTACATtataaactaagagtttcagttttggcattgttaagtacAAACTGAAATGGGTCTGTACAATTGTTTGTATCGattaaagtcttttagtaaacaTCATATCCTTATGATAGAAGGAGTGAcataggagtgattgaaatctccgaacattcataaaatcttgtgtgttattacttcagtttttattctatctatcagtcaTTTTATCCCGCACTTgattgttaactgattgatattgactgacaagattccgagcttcagtttgtcattaaactaactcaatatttgaaaaagttgtgaaaatcattaagtgtttattcaacccccttctaaacaccctTTCACCaattaaccgatcctatcatatTCGGAGCCTCGgattgataaaaatttaatgaaaagttaaatcaataccgtatttaaattaaaattacaagttTCCAAAACTATCAGGATAACACATAAATATCAGAGTAATATTTGAATAAGGTTTTAAATACACAATAGATAATgaaattcagaaaataaaaaaaattctcgaccatgctaaataaaaattctatCGTCAACGTTCGTTAAACTTTAAATTATAGCGGAATGCAAGGTCTTTGAGAATGTACTGCCTTTGGCCCGAATTTGCACAGTAGTCAGCCCCTCCTGTCTCAACattaatcttaaaatcatcGTGCCAACCATAATCTTAAACCCAGATCAAATCTTAAtgtgaaaattaaaaatcattccCAAAAAtgaaggtacacggaccccgtgcccagatccggctccgggtccgtgtaggttctgGAAAGACacaacaaaaagaaagaaggacacggaccccgtgtcagggtctgtcgaagggtccgtgtaggctcggtTTGCTGACACTAAGAAGGAAACAAGGGcacagaccccgtgtaagggtccggccccgggtccgtgtacctgcagGAGGAACGCACCAACGAGAAATCCCATGATTGTGACTTAATCTCCCTAACCCAATCATTCCTACCGTgaaccgacacctcgagacccatcctacgATACTATAGCACTGACTAAAGCTTACAAATGCTCCAAAACAATGACGTCCAACTTACGACGCAATAATAATTCAAGAacatgaaatttgacaacaatTCGATTCCTATGACTTCTACTTCAACCAAGTGCATAACGACGCGAACCGAAACACCAATACTCATCCCAACAACCTTCTTGACTTACCTacacgcagcagcgatcacccgtcgatccccaacgaagcctgcaacaataaaactacaagaacacaattttcataaaagtcacagtttgagcagtcccacgaaaacaatcataactcacttaatttttattcaaatattttgaattttataacaaatcgaaggtatcaaaaagttctaaaatttttatgttgaaaattttctcaaaatcacgaccgaaaaatcacagttttcaaaagaacagtaaattttgaaattttatatctagaaacgtttcaaaatcgatccaacatgtTTCTGCCCAAACCTTGCACATCATATGTAAcgccccaaaaatttaaaagtccacgcaaaccacatgcatgcaattattaaattcccttgtattttaattatttgttttaattacattaattaattatgttgtgcatatttgcatgtttaaaaatatatttttctacatggttgcattaaaatatatttttaaaggttattcgagttgcgattgacgaacggagaccgagggctaaaaaaatagaaaatgtttttattggttaattgtttttaattatttaaaataagggtggtgctttttcttatttttgaaaataaggggtttttaggtgattttatacgccgggacgtaatttttatcggtgttggtttttcaacaaaaatacgaacttataggcaacccggctaataaattcacaaatttatttaaacaaaactatttttagtattttaattaaagactaatgagcctaattaaacccctaataggcctaagccttgttagtaaaataattaagtatttaaaatccAATTCTCCCCTAACTTTCCCCACAAACTCTCGCCCAAATTTTCAGAATTTGTCTCTCCCAAAACACTCCAAAATATTCACGTCACGCACACACCAAATTGTTTAgaggaaaaatttgaaaagattcAAAGTTTCAAGGGAAAATCAAGCCGTCGTGCTCGTGCTGCCGTTCTTCGATttgtcaacgtaaaatcgtgcgctaaatacgcaaaggcatgccatattctcctttttactcatcatcacaccatattatgtaattgtttatgaatttgcatgaaaacaaggCACACACTTTAATATTTTCGTATGTGCATATTGTATggttttaaaaacatgtattttggtccaaaattcatgaaatttatgtatcaaggtgctgccatgattaggaagggTTAGGGAtatgttttacacaagtttaaggaGTCCTAATCACCCCCAAAATGCTGCAAACAAGAGTGGTATAAAGCTGGAACCGTATGAGGAAATCCAAGAAAGAACCGTGGCTTTTTGGGGTGGTGCAATATTCAAGGGGCTTGATCACTGTGCATGGGAGGatgggctcggccagggctggttggggcttggctagggtcgtggttaggtcctaggaagagttcTGGGAGGGCTAGGACTCGAgccatgggctggggaagagtccatgtgaagtgggactctcccccatgCCACGCGCAGAAAATTGGTCAGGAAAGAAGGGGGCTTGCGGCTAGCCTGGGGGAAAGCCAGGtgggtcctatagggtctaagggAGATGGTCAAGGGTTGGGAAAGGGGCTGGAGAGGCTTGGGTTGCTGCTGGCTCGAGGGAAAGTTGGAACCGTGAGTTAACCAAAGTGACGAGCAGGTGTTGTCCATGTGCAGCGCCTTGCTGCTGGGTTCAGGGGTTTGGGTTGGGGGTGGCTCGGTTCAGGGACTAGTCAGGAGTCAGTAAGGGGCTGGTGGGGTCGGTGGTTAGGTGATGGTAGAGCCCCAGGCGGCTAGGAGTTCCAAGACAACAAGGACTCTTCACACGCACACGCACATGCAATCTGGTGTAGGGTGCAGCAGGATTTTCGAGGGTTTAAGGGTCTGGTTTAGTGTTTGGGCTTGGTTAGTAGgatccctagatgggttggcttgggtttggctcgaagtggctcgggtgtggctcgagtaaattgggagatggctcggtgtgttcgtcgatgtgtcaaaaacgaaaattaaaaggctaaaattgaatccatgggtcgaCGGGGGAGGCTCATGACTTGGGAGGggagaataaatcataaaaaggttatgttaaaaatttgggtacaaaatattgagttttggatttattcgggatttaatcgccgcaagaaacgctaattaacgaattaattgaaacgcctagttttaagctttataaaattatgaaaaattatatttaatcttaaataattattaaaagtctaagtttttaatttgagaattttatatcaagGTTAGGTTTAAATCGAggttaaaacgcattaatacgtcacatttaaagattaatataaaagtcctcgatttaagctaaataaaaatatgagaaaattgatgtaggcttaaataattatttggaacatgttagagtcaatggaattaagaaaaagtcaaaaacgtgaaatttgaagtccaggggtgaaacggtcttttcacacctagaaaattagtaaacatcatggcagtgttctgaatgctgttttatatactaatatgattattttaaatgtttatgaatttttatatgttaaaatatatattttaattgtttatggatttaatttgttaaaatgtttatgtttatggatttttaggatttaatatgttaaaatgtttttgaaattttt harbors:
- the LOC140965041 gene encoding uncharacterized protein isoform X1: MKLNFLFCSVVVWQDTVMSLSGPILCHFLFGDLVESEIINVYMIIMQKQSLQHGFEIYCMDTMVQKEVLTKLEQHGKRSMKMQIHHFLMNDRWHWFLLVYKRDEGIFKLWNSMHDPFSVGKAKVYTKFLAASIRHLWGFDLVSEPVLREPCRQQGATLDCGIYACMWLECLARDTDEIWSYAQNVKMDTYRARLAATILSDENGLLKNKFE
- the LOC140965041 gene encoding uncharacterized protein isoform X2 is translated as MNRSEVKRFEKLVMKQMNDLKILRKRSAELEGEKVQRRMKGKRSVTDKRDNVVEFEEKVDKTEEKMTFESPHDARANFGDFVDVVVNAVVSDLAKEKKELDESHSLNETVDESIGGSFVAISEVEKKSISQSSIADHVRARDDRVKKNKGSMFVTPPSSTPRRKRKVTKQLYC